A genomic window from Flavobacterium johnsoniae includes:
- a CDS encoding DUF937 domain-containing protein produces MTPNLQIELRRFISSNVVSKLNKFYFENDALLIKGIDVSIGTILMGLYNKAEESDFYSEIVAMVEEDSTFYQEVDFNAGRILSVDDCYRLEGNDLLKELFSNKKGRISEMISNEVGIKSETAREILNFSALLVISYLRSNLQLLESLKLLLEDQKRDILNSIPPGIKIILGFSSYETVEEKNQSIGRSIFTLFGHNFFSF; encoded by the coding sequence ATGACCCCCAACCTACAGATTGAACTTAGACGCTTTATTTCTTCAAATGTTGTCTCCAAGTTAAACAAGTTTTATTTCGAGAACGATGCGCTTTTAATAAAAGGAATTGACGTTTCAATAGGAACAATTTTAATGGGACTCTATAATAAAGCCGAAGAATCTGATTTTTACTCCGAAATAGTTGCAATGGTAGAAGAAGATTCTACTTTTTATCAAGAAGTCGATTTTAATGCAGGCAGAATTTTATCAGTAGACGATTGTTATCGATTGGAAGGAAATGATTTGTTGAAAGAATTATTCTCAAACAAAAAAGGAAGAATTTCAGAAATGATTTCAAACGAAGTCGGAATCAAAAGCGAAACAGCCAGAGAAATACTTAACTTTTCGGCACTTCTTGTAATCTCTTATTTAAGATCTAATCTTCAGTTATTAGAAAGCTTAAAACTTCTTTTAGAAGACCAAAAAAGAGATATTTTAAACAGTATTCCGCCCGGAATCAAAATTATCCTAGGTTTTTCAAGTTACGAAACAGTTGAAGAAAAGAACCAATCTATCGGAAGATCAATATTTACACTTTTCGGACATAACTTTTTTAGTTTCTAA
- a CDS encoding glycosyltransferase family 2 protein encodes MIFGLFSILAIYMFSISLLIYGFFKVKNYQNKGLDPKTSFTIIVPFRNEKENLPILLESFSKLNYPTHLFEVILVDDASSEKFSLSIVNYQLSIIDNIRFSKSPKKDAITNAMQHVKTDWVITTDADCIVPENWLLAFDNYIQEHKVSMLAGAVTYLCKNSFLDHFQQLDLTSLQGATIGSFGIKKGFMCNGANFAYTKLLFEKLNGFEGNDKIASGDDVFLLQKAIEKFPNEVHYLKADEAIVITKPTENWSVLFYQRVRWAAKTSSYKSVFGKFLGLIVFSGNLSFVLGFLFLFFGIWSYPIFVFFAFSKFLVDYVLLYSTNKFLTPNKIKSLLLSSLLYPFFSSTVAFYSLFGSYKWKDRQFKK; translated from the coding sequence ATGATTTTTGGATTATTTTCCATATTAGCAATTTACATGTTTAGCATTAGTTTGCTTATTTATGGATTTTTTAAAGTCAAAAACTATCAGAATAAAGGGTTAGATCCAAAGACAAGTTTTACAATTATAGTTCCATTTCGAAACGAAAAAGAAAATCTTCCGATACTTTTAGAAAGTTTTTCGAAACTAAATTATCCAACTCATTTGTTTGAAGTAATTCTTGTTGATGATGCTTCAAGTGAAAAATTTTCATTATCAATTGTTAATTATCAATTATCAATTATAGACAATATTCGTTTTTCAAAATCTCCAAAAAAAGATGCCATTACAAACGCAATGCAGCACGTAAAAACCGATTGGGTAATTACAACCGATGCCGATTGCATAGTTCCAGAAAATTGGCTTTTAGCTTTTGATAATTATATTCAAGAGCATAAAGTTTCGATGCTGGCTGGTGCTGTAACTTATCTTTGTAAAAATTCATTTCTAGATCATTTTCAGCAATTAGACTTAACAAGTTTGCAAGGTGCCACAATTGGAAGTTTTGGAATTAAGAAAGGTTTTATGTGCAACGGAGCCAATTTTGCATACACAAAATTATTATTTGAAAAGTTAAACGGTTTTGAAGGAAATGACAAAATTGCCAGCGGAGATGATGTTTTCTTGCTTCAAAAAGCAATTGAAAAATTCCCAAATGAAGTTCATTATTTAAAAGCAGATGAAGCAATTGTAATTACAAAGCCAACAGAAAACTGGAGCGTTTTATTTTATCAAAGAGTGCGTTGGGCAGCAAAAACAAGTTCGTACAAAAGTGTTTTTGGAAAGTTTTTAGGTTTGATTGTTTTCTCCGGGAATTTAAGTTTTGTACTCGGATTTTTATTTCTCTTTTTCGGAATTTGGTCTTATCCGATTTTTGTATTTTTTGCTTTTTCTAAATTTTTAGTTGATTATGTTTTACTTTATTCAACCAATAAATTTTTAACCCCAAATAAAATTAAAAGTCTTTTGCTGAGTAGTTTATTGTACCCTTTTTTTAGTTCTACAGTGGCTTTTTACAGTTTATTTGGTTCTTATAAATGGAAAGATCGCCAGTTTAAAAAATAA
- a CDS encoding geranylgeranylglycerol-phosphate geranylgeranyltransferase yields MLSRQHKLLIMKIVSLFSVVRGYNIPIIVLAQYLSAIFILAPEIRALDILLDFYLFLIVFASAITIASGYIINNFYDSQKDLINRPNKSMLDRLISQKTKLTVYFSLNFLAVLMASIVSWRAFLFFSAYIFLIWFYSHKIKKYPIIGNLMSALLAVTPFFAILLYFYNKISFEDIENHMSHFVVISAHAVFLFLLLLIREMIKDLENLKGDLVNNYRTIPVIYGEKISKQIITGLTISTIFPVYILVNVYDVGYMDIYFYVCFGVLLFFLIFLWKSDSKEQFLKLHNLLKFLIVSGVFCIVLINPSVLWHGRELISNY; encoded by the coding sequence ATGTTAAGCAGACAGCACAAACTTTTGATAATGAAAATTGTTAGTCTGTTTTCTGTGGTTAGAGGTTACAATATTCCAATTATCGTTTTAGCACAGTATTTATCGGCGATTTTTATATTGGCACCAGAAATTAGAGCACTTGATATTCTTCTTGATTTTTACTTATTTCTAATTGTTTTTGCTTCTGCGATAACAATTGCTTCGGGTTACATTATCAATAATTTTTACGACAGTCAGAAGGATTTAATAAACAGACCAAATAAATCAATGCTGGATCGTTTGATTAGTCAGAAAACGAAATTAACGGTTTATTTTAGCTTAAACTTTTTGGCGGTTTTAATGGCTTCTATTGTTTCTTGGCGCGCTTTTTTATTCTTTTCTGCATATATTTTCTTGATTTGGTTTTATTCTCATAAAATAAAGAAATATCCAATTATCGGAAATTTAATGTCGGCATTGCTCGCTGTAACTCCGTTTTTTGCGATTTTATTATATTTCTACAATAAGATTTCGTTTGAAGATATAGAAAATCATATGAGCCATTTTGTGGTTATTTCTGCTCACGCGGTATTCTTATTCTTACTTTTACTGATTCGTGAAATGATAAAAGATTTAGAAAATCTGAAAGGTGATTTAGTAAATAATTATAGAACGATTCCTGTAATTTATGGCGAAAAAATATCGAAACAGATTATTACTGGTCTGACCATTTCTACCATATTTCCGGTTTACATTTTAGTCAATGTTTATGATGTTGGTTATATGGATATCTATTTTTATGTCTGCTTTGGCGTTTTACTTTTTTTCCTGATTTTTTTATGGAAATCAGATTCTAAAGAACAATTTTTAAAACTTCATAATCTTTTGAAATTCTTGATTGTTTCTGGGGTTTTCTGTATTGTTTTGATTAATCCTAGCGTTTTGTGGCATGGTAGAGAATTGATTTCTAATTACTAA
- a CDS encoding DUF456 domain-containing protein — protein MDLLLVLLGFICMIVGVFGSFLPVLPGLSSCWVGLLLLYLTKAVENNYWVLGITFVLMVIITILDYVIPSQGTKRFGGSSYGIWGTNIGLIIGILSPLPFGVIIGPFVGAFFGELLYDSKNHKRALKAATGSVLGFLASSFINFLFSIVYLGIFLNVLWEYRNILF, from the coding sequence ATGGATTTACTACTAGTTTTGCTCGGATTTATCTGCATGATTGTTGGAGTTTTTGGCAGTTTTTTGCCTGTTTTACCTGGTTTGTCAAGCTGTTGGGTTGGTTTGCTTTTGCTTTATTTAACGAAAGCAGTAGAAAATAATTATTGGGTTCTGGGAATCACTTTTGTTCTAATGGTAATTATTACAATTTTAGATTATGTTATTCCATCTCAAGGAACTAAACGATTTGGCGGAAGTTCTTATGGAATTTGGGGAACAAACATTGGTTTAATTATCGGGATTTTATCTCCGCTTCCATTTGGAGTAATAATTGGACCTTTTGTTGGAGCATTTTTTGGCGAATTACTATACGACTCAAAAAATCATAAAAGAGCTCTAAAAGCAGCCACAGGATCGGTACTCGGATTTTTGGCATCTAGCTTTATCAATTTTCTGTTTTCAATTGTTTATCTAGGCATTTTTTTAAATGTTTTGTGGGAATATCGAAACATTTTATTTTAA
- a CDS encoding pseudouridine synthase encodes MNNKEGNNKRGGSRPNSSRSNSSKPKPPMAKRAQGPKKVKPEVKAAQEAAAEKFRKQNTPAKRQKASDEIRLNKYISNSGVCSRRDADIYIQSGNVKVNGTVITEMGYLVKINDVVNFDGVTLTPEKKEYILLNKPKNFTTAFDEGQEFRNVLELVRGATNAKIAAVGRMDKNTTGLLLFTNDTDMIRKFTLPNQKSSKIYQVSLDKNLKFEDLEKISKGLVLDGHRVSVEEVSYIDNEPKSEVGLKLRTANVKVVRSIFESLEYNVLRIDRVSFAGLTKKNLPRGNWRFLTDQEVINLKNV; translated from the coding sequence ATGAACAACAAGGAAGGCAATAATAAAAGAGGCGGATCTAGACCAAATAGCTCAAGATCAAACTCTAGTAAGCCAAAACCTCCTATGGCAAAACGTGCTCAAGGGCCTAAAAAAGTGAAACCTGAAGTGAAAGCGGCGCAGGAAGCTGCTGCTGAAAAATTCAGAAAACAAAATACACCCGCAAAGAGACAAAAAGCTTCAGATGAAATACGTTTGAACAAATACATCTCTAATTCTGGTGTTTGTTCTCGTCGTGATGCTGATATTTATATTCAGTCTGGAAACGTGAAAGTTAACGGAACTGTTATTACCGAAATGGGATATTTGGTAAAAATTAATGATGTTGTAAACTTTGACGGTGTAACTCTTACTCCAGAAAAGAAAGAATATATCTTATTGAATAAACCTAAAAACTTTACGACTGCTTTTGACGAAGGTCAAGAATTTCGTAACGTTCTAGAACTTGTTCGTGGTGCAACAAATGCAAAAATTGCTGCTGTTGGAAGAATGGACAAAAACACAACTGGTTTATTGTTGTTTACAAATGATACCGATATGATTCGTAAGTTTACTTTACCGAATCAGAAATCGTCTAAAATTTATCAGGTTTCTTTAGACAAAAACTTGAAATTTGAGGATTTAGAAAAAATCAGCAAAGGTTTGGTTCTTGACGGACACCGCGTTTCTGTTGAAGAAGTAAGCTATATTGATAATGAACCGAAAAGTGAAGTGGGACTTAAATTGCGTACAGCAAACGTAAAAGTGGTTCGTTCTATTTTCGAATCTTTAGAATACAATGTTTTACGTATCGACCGCGTTTCTTTTGCAGGATTAACGAAAAAGAATCTTCCAAGAGGAAACTGGCGCTTTTTGACAGATCAAGAAGTTATCAATTTGAAAAACGTTTAA